One segment of Candidatus Nitrospira nitrosa DNA contains the following:
- a CDS encoding phosphotransferase family protein, whose amino-acid sequence MPALRKQTLEHYLQTRFGPETRLLSYGIIGKESSKGAQKRYGYGTPVKLTFQIGRRVQSAVLETMKPGPFGHEHMADRAQAMLWDYDSYGQLPHHVKALDVGAFDADQTLFSIAEAREFFVLNEWTDGASYHADLERLMKGGALRKLDRQRTVTLARYLAQIHAKKRRDADLYKRRLRELIGHGECIMGLTDSYPTRFGFITADLLRTVEEACNRWRWRLRDKTNRLTQVHGDFHPYNVLFRRGTDFAVLDRSRGEWGEPADDVTAMTINYLLNSLISRGKLKGPFEFIFRLFWETYVEASGDKEVMETAAPFFAFRGLVVASPLWYPNLSIDTRRSLFRFIENVLDVPRFEPERVNEYCGV is encoded by the coding sequence ATGCCCGCGTTGCGCAAGCAGACCTTGGAACACTACCTACAGACCCGTTTTGGGCCGGAGACGCGACTCTTGTCCTATGGAATCATCGGCAAGGAGAGTTCCAAGGGAGCCCAGAAGCGGTATGGGTATGGCACGCCGGTCAAATTGACCTTCCAAATTGGGCGACGGGTTCAGTCAGCGGTGCTTGAAACGATGAAGCCTGGTCCGTTCGGGCATGAACATATGGCAGATCGCGCCCAGGCGATGCTCTGGGACTATGACTCTTATGGACAACTCCCACACCATGTGAAAGCCCTCGATGTTGGGGCGTTCGATGCCGACCAAACGCTCTTTTCGATTGCAGAAGCCCGTGAATTCTTCGTGCTGAACGAATGGACTGACGGGGCGAGTTATCATGCGGATCTCGAACGATTGATGAAAGGTGGGGCGCTTCGTAAGCTGGATCGACAACGTACGGTCACGCTGGCGCGGTACCTGGCACAGATCCATGCCAAAAAGCGTCGAGACGCGGATCTCTATAAGCGTCGGCTGCGTGAATTGATCGGTCATGGCGAATGCATCATGGGATTGACCGACAGCTATCCCACACGCTTTGGCTTTATCACCGCCGACTTGTTACGAACGGTGGAGGAAGCGTGCAACCGGTGGCGGTGGCGTCTCCGTGACAAGACCAACCGGCTTACACAGGTGCATGGGGACTTCCATCCGTACAATGTATTGTTCCGTCGCGGGACGGATTTTGCGGTACTGGACCGGTCGCGCGGAGAATGGGGCGAGCCGGCCGACGACGTTACGGCCATGACGATCAACTATCTGCTCAACTCGCTGATCAGCCGTGGAAAGCTGAAGGGGCCATTTGAGTTCATTTTCCGGTTGTTTTGGGAGACCTATGTAGAAGCAAGTGGCGACAAGGAAGTGATGGAAACAGCCGCACCGTTCTTTGCCTTTCGCGGCTTGGTCGTGGCCAGCCCGCTCTGGTATCCAAACCTGTCGATCGACACCCGACGGAGTCTCTTTCGCTTCATTGAAAATGTGCTCGACGTGCCACGCTTTGAGCCCGAACGGGTCAATGAGTATTGCGGGGTGTAG
- a CDS encoding DEAD/DEAH box helicase: MRKKPASRFRTTYSPPAEATVSPIAQTPAAAALLAAFRNLAVNDVYTMAPKASVVRGHDYYRRQRLQHYVWSKDGATLTAHVQGTVLYEVVFSLDDGFLSAFCDCPAWEFDCPCKHVLCACFTTKHLLVPETFQLSDREQAHLAALRSDLLGVPIQTGVPSKGRTLESGYEIVIDASLPSPQLSIHRNGVRLAAGWVPDLPTELRPLLHPSWFSSTYGDDPLLRYLDLAKRRFPIVLKVDQDSLVLQWAPTVACQSKTELALSGEAVRIRAVCVADGTVLDRIVRFRSFVVDVNGRRLLLLEDEGGWASFLSLRNAIQRADSPYGRSGLDEAPYAVVLPPNEGHRRWQGLHHELEFTIPRQEFQSSQIDLIFKQADDTLDDLLFRGNGSETLVRLSVAGSVSEEREYALTLRPLLDESGAPTTAWRLQAQCRQGETWCAPSASTFSFIRALEQGRAVSGPLRTQKRKAVLYELFFRLLTVGEAKERDLHIKTALDQTDWVRSIRLEAARWLKQHLAVYARPDVRLQIDAGRWGLHTIDKSREGWLYQVPFEIFGPEAFRGMTSHDAMLIDSRVLFPRLPALLEKLTMVGTTLLYEEKPLRSVRWDCSVHVGHQDRQETGIDWFEIKPEIRCDGIAIDEDEWRTVLQRGGLIGGEGGLRLLDGPSMERLRAIFDLTVSAPVNRESTLVVRVPRLQILDWLALREQGIHVSLPDEDEAVLAGLLGFVRIEEPPLPKELHATLRPYQQDGYAWLAFLYAHRFGACLADDMGLGKTIQTICLLAAIREGRLKAARGVKGPHLVVVPTSLLFNWEQELARFAPEFTVHVYSGSERTFEAGDGEIVLTTYGLVRRDIDILEQTMFHVVVFDEAQAVKNIQADTTGAVRRLKGRFKIALTGTPLENHLGEYFSVIDLCVPGLLGESDRFKTDLKRLSGPTLDRVLRRTRPFILRRTKAEILQDLPPKIEHEVFLELTDRQKALYQQTVEQVRSTIDEAYRSKTSGQAQFIALTAILKLRQVCLSPRLLTKQPEERSPKLGFLLERLTVLREEGHSALVFSQFTSFLDLVQEACIQHGLPYHRLDGSTAPAARKARVKAFQDGDQPNVFLLSLKAGGQGLNLTRASYVFHLDPWWNPAVERQASDRAHRIGQQRTVTIVRILMRHSIEEKMMALKQRKLELYDAVLAGAVRGSGQGVLTKADIDFLLSPSA; encoded by the coding sequence ATGCGAAAAAAGCCTGCGTCTCGTTTTAGAACAACATATAGCCCTCCGGCTGAAGCGACGGTGAGCCCCATCGCTCAAACTCCCGCTGCGGCCGCGCTGCTTGCTGCATTTCGTAATCTTGCCGTCAATGATGTCTATACGATGGCCCCGAAAGCGTCGGTGGTGCGGGGGCATGACTACTATCGGCGGCAGCGACTGCAACACTATGTCTGGAGCAAAGATGGCGCGACACTCACGGCCCATGTGCAGGGCACCGTCTTGTACGAAGTCGTATTTTCCCTGGACGACGGGTTTCTCTCTGCTTTCTGTGACTGTCCGGCTTGGGAGTTTGATTGTCCGTGCAAACATGTCCTGTGTGCCTGTTTCACCACCAAACATCTCCTTGTGCCCGAGACGTTCCAATTATCCGATCGAGAACAAGCCCATCTTGCCGCACTCAGATCCGATTTGCTGGGGGTACCCATTCAGACGGGTGTCCCGAGCAAAGGCCGTACGCTCGAGTCGGGCTATGAAATCGTGATCGACGCAAGCCTGCCCTCTCCGCAGCTCTCCATCCATCGCAATGGTGTAAGGCTGGCTGCGGGCTGGGTTCCAGACTTACCGACCGAGCTGCGACCGCTGCTTCATCCATCCTGGTTTTCGTCGACCTACGGGGATGATCCCTTGTTGCGCTACCTTGACTTGGCCAAGCGCCGGTTCCCTATTGTCCTCAAAGTCGACCAGGACTCGCTTGTTCTTCAATGGGCGCCGACGGTCGCGTGCCAAAGTAAGACGGAGCTGGCTCTTTCCGGTGAAGCCGTGAGGATTCGCGCGGTGTGTGTTGCGGACGGCACGGTGCTCGACCGAATTGTCCGGTTTCGTAGCTTCGTGGTTGATGTGAATGGTCGACGCTTGCTTCTTTTGGAGGATGAAGGTGGGTGGGCTTCCTTTCTGTCACTGCGCAATGCCATCCAGAGGGCTGACAGTCCTTATGGTCGCAGTGGTTTGGATGAAGCGCCCTATGCGGTTGTCTTACCACCCAATGAGGGTCATCGGAGATGGCAGGGGCTGCACCATGAGCTGGAATTCACCATTCCGCGACAGGAGTTTCAATCCTCTCAGATCGATCTGATCTTCAAGCAAGCGGACGACACGCTTGACGATCTGCTGTTTCGTGGAAATGGAAGCGAGACGTTGGTTCGCTTATCTGTTGCCGGATCAGTAAGCGAGGAGCGGGAATACGCGTTGACGCTCAGGCCGCTCCTTGATGAGTCTGGTGCACCAACGACTGCGTGGAGGCTTCAGGCACAATGCCGGCAAGGTGAGACGTGGTGTGCGCCAAGCGCATCGACCTTTTCCTTCATCCGGGCGTTGGAGCAGGGTCGCGCTGTGTCAGGGCCGTTGCGAACACAGAAACGCAAGGCGGTGCTTTACGAGTTGTTCTTTCGCCTGCTGACGGTCGGTGAGGCGAAGGAACGAGACCTCCATATTAAGACGGCGCTGGATCAGACCGATTGGGTGAGAAGCATTCGGCTAGAGGCCGCACGATGGCTGAAACAGCACTTGGCTGTCTATGCCAGGCCAGATGTACGGTTGCAGATCGATGCAGGGCGGTGGGGGTTGCACACGATCGACAAGTCTCGAGAGGGATGGCTCTATCAAGTTCCATTCGAGATCTTCGGCCCAGAAGCGTTTCGTGGCATGACCTCGCATGATGCGATGCTGATCGATTCGCGGGTGCTGTTCCCACGATTACCGGCTCTCTTGGAAAAGCTGACCATGGTCGGGACCACACTGTTGTACGAGGAGAAGCCGCTCCGGTCGGTTCGGTGGGACTGTTCCGTTCACGTCGGGCATCAGGATCGACAGGAGACGGGAATCGATTGGTTCGAGATCAAGCCGGAGATTCGTTGCGATGGAATAGCCATTGACGAAGATGAATGGAGGACGGTCCTGCAGCGAGGCGGACTCATTGGAGGGGAAGGCGGTCTACGGCTTCTGGACGGCCCGAGCATGGAACGGCTACGTGCCATCTTCGACCTGACTGTGAGCGCCCCGGTGAATCGGGAATCGACGCTGGTTGTACGGGTGCCTCGATTACAGATCCTCGATTGGCTCGCGCTGCGCGAGCAGGGAATCCACGTGTCGTTGCCGGACGAAGACGAAGCAGTGCTGGCGGGCTTGCTGGGATTTGTACGGATTGAGGAGCCGCCGTTACCGAAGGAGCTTCATGCAACGCTCCGCCCCTACCAGCAGGACGGCTATGCCTGGTTGGCATTTCTCTATGCCCATCGATTCGGGGCCTGTTTGGCGGACGACATGGGGCTGGGCAAGACCATCCAGACCATCTGCCTTCTGGCTGCCATCAGGGAGGGACGCCTCAAGGCAGCGCGCGGGGTAAAAGGCCCTCACCTGGTCGTGGTGCCGACGAGCCTCCTCTTCAATTGGGAGCAGGAACTGGCTCGGTTCGCGCCAGAATTTACGGTCCATGTGTATAGCGGGAGTGAACGGACATTCGAGGCCGGGGACGGTGAGATCGTGCTCACGACCTATGGGTTGGTTCGTCGGGATATCGATATCTTGGAGCAGACCATGTTCCATGTGGTCGTCTTCGATGAGGCCCAGGCGGTGAAGAACATTCAGGCGGACACGACGGGGGCAGTCCGACGACTCAAGGGGCGCTTCAAGATCGCGTTGACCGGTACACCACTCGAAAACCATCTTGGTGAGTATTTCTCCGTGATTGATCTCTGCGTGCCGGGGCTCTTGGGCGAGAGTGATCGGTTCAAGACGGACTTGAAACGTCTCTCGGGTCCTACGCTTGACCGGGTACTGCGTCGGACGAGGCCCTTTATTCTGCGGCGAACCAAGGCAGAGATTCTTCAGGACTTACCCCCGAAAATCGAGCATGAGGTGTTTCTGGAGTTGACGGATCGCCAAAAGGCACTCTATCAGCAGACGGTCGAACAGGTTCGCTCAACAATCGATGAGGCCTATCGCAGCAAGACGTCCGGGCAGGCACAGTTCATCGCCCTCACGGCTATCCTCAAGCTGCGACAGGTCTGTCTTTCGCCACGACTCCTTACGAAACAACCGGAGGAGCGCTCTCCTAAGCTTGGCTTTCTCCTGGAACGATTAACCGTATTGCGAGAGGAAGGGCATAGTGCGCTGGTGTTCTCACAGTTCACCAGCTTTCTGGATCTGGTGCAGGAAGCGTGCATACAGCATGGATTGCCGTATCATCGATTGGACGGCTCCACGGCACCGGCTGCGCGCAAAGCCCGCGTGAAGGCTTTTCAAGATGGTGACCAGCCCAATGTCTTTCTCCTGAGCTTGAAAGCGGGGGGGCAAGGGTTGAATCTGACCCGGGCCAGTTATGTCTTTCATCTGGATCCTTGGTGGAATCCCGCCGTGGAGCGGCAAGCGTCGGATCGTGCGCATCGCATCGGGCAACAGCGGACCGTCACAATCGTGCGGATTCTCATGCGGCACAGCATCGAGGAAAAAATGATGGCGCTCAAGCAACGAAAGCTCGAGTTGTACGATGCAGTCCTGGCCGGCGCGGTGCGAGGCTCAGGGCAGGGCGTGCTAACAAAGGCCGATATCGATTTCCTGCTCTCGCCGAGTGCATGA
- a CDS encoding outer membrane beta-barrel protein, with product MAVLSTLTTVGTPLAQQSETLNTFSVSSGAPFGASGTMFLSQFANPALLGSLYLTPQWPMTGYYPIFPGSLPEAFPREGVSVGPLRLHPHMGVAQMYTDNVFRTNGNKTSDFLTTLSPGIQAQLPFGGFHSVLIDYRTNLQYYSRTTSNDVQDQTAVGAVKFNFPGGLKVDLQGEHRLGHDPRGSAVDNVNTQRLGVNKWTADGFTGHAEYFGAQSSVGLHVQTLRWQYLNNNQGAVRDRLINRANLLFSRDVTDNMSLRAMIGAQQSIYDQNKNLDNVIYTFSGGATWNISEMTSGDILVGYQHVQFTRAQVNQPPPLDRFFRDKNTYSNLFVMGRLNWQATPLLRLSLQLYRTIQQTVSIGSLFYTATGVNLTARHELTDRMTVNINFGYEHDKFQGVSSAGITSGPARNEDLKNVAVGVNYQAVKWVGVGAQYMFEDRHSTQAQFTYQANTVMLFAETLF from the coding sequence ATGGCTGTCCTCTCAACGTTGACAACAGTGGGAACGCCATTGGCACAGCAATCGGAAACACTCAATACGTTCTCTGTCAGTAGTGGGGCACCCTTCGGTGCATCGGGGACGATGTTCTTATCGCAGTTCGCCAACCCTGCGCTCCTAGGATCGCTGTACTTGACCCCACAGTGGCCCATGACTGGGTATTATCCCATCTTTCCGGGGAGCTTGCCTGAAGCCTTTCCCCGTGAGGGAGTTTCGGTCGGACCACTCCGCTTGCATCCCCATATGGGAGTTGCTCAGATGTATACAGATAATGTGTTCAGGACGAACGGCAATAAAACCAGTGACTTCCTGACCACGCTCTCTCCGGGGATCCAAGCCCAACTGCCGTTTGGAGGATTTCACTCCGTCCTAATCGATTATCGGACCAACCTTCAATACTATTCACGCACGACATCAAACGACGTGCAGGATCAGACTGCGGTAGGAGCCGTCAAGTTCAATTTTCCCGGTGGACTCAAAGTCGATCTCCAAGGCGAGCACAGGCTTGGACATGATCCCAGAGGCTCTGCTGTGGATAACGTGAACACGCAACGTCTTGGGGTGAACAAATGGACAGCCGATGGCTTCACCGGGCATGCCGAGTATTTCGGGGCACAGTCTAGCGTGGGACTCCATGTGCAAACGCTTCGCTGGCAATACCTCAATAATAACCAGGGCGCTGTTCGTGACAGACTGATAAACCGGGCCAATTTACTGTTCTCGCGGGATGTGACGGACAACATGTCCCTCCGGGCCATGATTGGAGCGCAGCAATCGATTTATGACCAGAATAAGAATTTGGACAATGTCATCTATACCTTCAGTGGAGGAGCGACCTGGAATATCAGCGAGATGACGTCCGGAGATATTCTGGTCGGATATCAGCATGTGCAATTTACCCGTGCGCAGGTCAATCAACCTCCTCCGCTGGACCGATTTTTCAGAGACAAAAACACCTACTCTAATCTCTTTGTGATGGGAAGACTCAATTGGCAGGCGACGCCGTTGTTGCGGCTATCGTTGCAGCTGTATCGGACAATCCAACAAACGGTATCGATCGGTTCCCTATTCTACACAGCGACGGGTGTGAATCTTACGGCTCGGCACGAATTGACCGATCGCATGACGGTAAATATCAACTTCGGGTACGAGCACGACAAATTTCAAGGTGTGAGTTCCGCTGGGATAACGAGCGGGCCAGCGAGGAATGAGGATTTAAAGAATGTTGCGGTGGGAGTGAACTATCAAGCGGTCAAATGGGTGGGTGTTGGGGCGCAATATATGTTTGAGGATCGACACTCGACTCAGGCGCAGTTCACCTACCAAGCAAACACGGTGATGCTGTTTGCAGAAACGCTCTTTTAG
- a CDS encoding UpxY family transcription antiterminator, producing the protein MSPHDTAARETELRWYAILTRSHQEKQVRDRLLAEGIEPFLPLSRVQRQWSDRKVWTRSPLFRGYCFARFTLDSSLVILKTAGVARIVGILKPEPIHDEEIAVLQRVAAADCATEPYEYSTEGTWVEVIRGPLAGLRGQFVRREGHQGLVIRAALIQQAALIHIGAGEVVPAE; encoded by the coding sequence GTGAGTCCACATGATACAGCAGCACGTGAGACCGAGCTTCGCTGGTATGCCATACTTACGCGCTCCCACCAGGAGAAACAAGTTCGGGACCGGCTGCTTGCAGAGGGAATTGAGCCATTTCTTCCTTTAAGCAGGGTGCAGCGTCAGTGGTCCGACCGAAAGGTGTGGACGAGATCACCGTTGTTTCGTGGGTATTGTTTCGCCAGGTTTACGTTAGACAGCAGCCTTGTCATTCTCAAAACTGCAGGGGTCGCGCGCATTGTTGGTATCCTAAAGCCGGAACCTATTCACGACGAAGAGATCGCGGTGCTCCAGCGGGTTGCCGCTGCTGATTGTGCGACGGAGCCGTACGAGTATTCTACTGAAGGCACATGGGTAGAAGTGATACGGGGTCCCCTTGCGGGCCTTCGTGGCCAATTCGTCAGAAGGGAAGGCCATCAAGGGTTGGTAATCCGCGCCGCTCTCATTCAACAAGCGGCGCTCATTCACATCGGAGCCGGCGAGGTGGTACCAGCAGAGTAG
- a CDS encoding GumC family protein has translation MTRDDDSISPQSAESNGRETVLAEYAGACRRRVWLIVVIVVGCAAAAAVWSFMQIPRYQAKATVVVEQVGRSGLEYDRDYRQGDLSPEYFQTQFELMKSHYIFQRTAQLLHLSEQPEYKPRPSILSSTMGDILPAAVAGVVGFKGDVDAQVLGDEDERLLKQFAEAIEIVPIRGARLAHVMATSNDPEFAARIANTLASTYIERTQELNALSKEKAAAWYIAHLDELRKKAEDSQQALYQFRLKHGLMGGREQQTARAHTNTELDSELVRAEMKQAEAKSRLEQIESILRSRTGHNGAIETDWSSLDASTEVLSSTLMQTLRAQDIRVSGQVAELEDTYGPLHPKLIHAKAEMQDLHERIEQEVQKIFDSVKQEYDSARGRVRVIKEAASRHRQEKIKLEQYEVDYGILEREAESTQHLYDIFLKQTKEADLSAGLRSANVYLADPAVPNAIPVKPKKQLNIMLGLLVGLMTGVGLALFLEARDRTLRGPDDLGRYLPKVSLLGVMPLLPKTKIGEGVSLLTQQSSGVAAEHVRIIRTSVLLSRPDELPSCVLITSPGEGEGKTTLSVNLAVALAQLENTKVLLIDADLRNPSHKYIHGVQREGIDTNGLANFLAGRASLREIIYRTDLANLSVIPRGDRPPNPSELLHSKQLRELLNRCREERYHVILDAPPVLPVTDPVILASQVDGVLLVASAGQTTREACRAAIDQLTSAGGRILGIVLQKVRVSTNLYPSYVGKKFEENGIPL, from the coding sequence ATGACTCGTGATGACGATAGTATCTCGCCGCAATCGGCCGAAAGTAACGGCCGTGAGACTGTCCTTGCCGAGTATGCCGGCGCCTGTCGGCGCCGTGTTTGGCTGATCGTTGTCATTGTGGTTGGGTGTGCAGCGGCTGCGGCTGTGTGGTCGTTCATGCAGATACCGCGGTACCAAGCAAAAGCCACAGTGGTGGTCGAACAAGTAGGACGAAGTGGCTTAGAATACGATCGAGACTACCGCCAGGGCGACCTTTCCCCAGAATACTTTCAAACTCAGTTTGAATTGATGAAAAGCCATTATATTTTCCAACGGACGGCGCAGCTTCTCCACTTGTCCGAACAGCCGGAATATAAACCCAGACCCTCGATCCTTTCCTCAACGATGGGGGACATCCTGCCTGCGGCTGTCGCAGGCGTTGTCGGGTTCAAAGGAGATGTCGATGCACAAGTTTTAGGGGACGAGGACGAACGCTTACTGAAGCAGTTTGCTGAGGCTATTGAAATCGTGCCGATTCGTGGCGCACGACTGGCCCATGTGATGGCAACTTCCAATGACCCGGAATTTGCCGCTCGCATCGCCAATACGCTGGCTTCGACCTACATTGAACGCACCCAAGAGCTAAACGCGCTATCGAAGGAAAAAGCTGCTGCATGGTATATCGCCCATCTCGACGAACTGCGTAAGAAAGCCGAAGACTCGCAGCAGGCCCTCTATCAGTTTCGTCTGAAGCATGGGTTGATGGGAGGGCGTGAGCAGCAAACGGCGAGGGCGCACACGAACACCGAATTGGACTCAGAGCTTGTCAGGGCAGAGATGAAGCAAGCGGAGGCCAAGTCTCGTCTCGAACAAATTGAATCAATATTGCGCAGCCGAACCGGCCACAATGGAGCCATCGAAACAGACTGGTCGAGTTTGGATGCCTCGACCGAAGTGCTGAGTTCGACCCTGATGCAAACGTTGCGAGCCCAAGATATCAGGGTGTCGGGTCAGGTTGCCGAGTTGGAGGACACGTATGGACCGCTTCACCCTAAGCTGATTCACGCCAAGGCGGAGATGCAGGATCTTCATGAGCGAATCGAGCAAGAGGTACAGAAGATCTTTGACTCCGTGAAGCAGGAATATGACTCGGCGCGCGGACGGGTACGCGTCATTAAGGAAGCGGCAAGCCGTCATCGACAAGAGAAAATTAAGCTCGAACAATATGAAGTCGACTATGGAATCCTCGAGCGGGAGGCAGAGAGCACCCAGCACCTGTACGACATTTTTCTTAAACAGACGAAGGAAGCAGACCTTTCGGCTGGGTTGCGGAGTGCCAATGTGTATCTCGCCGACCCTGCGGTGCCGAACGCTATCCCAGTAAAGCCCAAGAAGCAGTTAAATATCATGTTAGGACTTCTGGTAGGGCTCATGACGGGGGTTGGGCTGGCTCTTTTCTTAGAAGCTCGTGATCGGACCTTGAGGGGACCTGATGATTTAGGACGGTATCTGCCGAAGGTCTCTCTCCTCGGAGTGATGCCACTGCTGCCAAAAACCAAGATCGGGGAGGGAGTGTCTCTCCTCACCCAGCAATCCTCAGGTGTCGCGGCTGAACACGTTCGCATTATCAGGACCAGCGTACTACTCTCCAGGCCCGATGAATTACCGTCGTGTGTCCTCATAACGAGTCCTGGAGAAGGCGAAGGGAAAACGACCCTCTCGGTGAACCTCGCGGTCGCACTGGCCCAGTTGGAGAATACGAAGGTTCTACTGATCGACGCCGATTTGCGGAATCCTTCACATAAGTATATCCATGGAGTTCAACGCGAGGGGATTGACACAAATGGACTCGCGAATTTCCTGGCTGGAAGGGCCAGCTTGAGAGAGATTATATATCGGACCGATCTGGCCAACCTGTCTGTTATTCCTCGAGGGGATCGCCCACCAAATCCATCGGAACTGTTGCACTCCAAACAGCTGAGAGAGCTTCTGAACAGATGCCGAGAAGAACGGTATCATGTCATTCTGGATGCCCCGCCGGTGCTCCCTGTGACGGACCCTGTGATCCTTGCCTCTCAGGTCGATGGCGTGCTCTTGGTGGCCAGCGCCGGCCAGACCACCCGTGAAGCTTGTCGAGCGGCCATTGACCAGCTGACGAGTGCCGGAGGGAGAATACTGGGGATCGTTTTGCAGAAAGTCCGAGTCTCTACTAACCTGTACCCTTCCTACGTCGGCAAGAAGTTTGAAGAGAATGGGATCCCACTGTAG
- a CDS encoding IS30 family transposase: protein MQTRGYQHLSAEERATVSLGLAQGHSLRTMARILGRAPSTVSREVARNTTPDGPYLACTAQHHADIRAQRPRRPRKLLDPWLWEYVQTQLTQGCSPEQIAGRLRRLYPDDMSKRLSAETIYAGLYVLPRGALRTELLAALRQARKTRRPRARGKDRRGQLPNLTPIAERPADVATRAVPGHWEGDLLKGARNGSAVGTLVERTTRLVLLARMDGTNAASAYQGFTKKLRHVPTPLRKTLTYDRGKEMAEHERLAHRLSIQVFFADPHSPWQRGTNENTNGLLRQYLPKGTDLSTYTQRELNAIAHRLNTRPRKCLNFATPLEVYAQWRHYSPVALGT, encoded by the coding sequence ATGCAAACACGAGGCTATCAACATCTGAGTGCCGAAGAACGTGCCACCGTCAGTCTAGGGCTCGCCCAAGGGCATTCGCTCCGTACCATGGCGCGGATCTTGGGACGGGCCCCGAGCACCGTGAGCCGCGAGGTCGCTCGGAACACGACACCTGACGGTCCCTACCTGGCCTGTACGGCGCAGCACCACGCAGATATCCGAGCGCAACGCCCACGGCGCCCGCGTAAACTCCTGGACCCGTGGCTGTGGGAGTACGTGCAGACCCAGCTGACGCAGGGCTGCTCGCCCGAGCAGATTGCGGGACGTCTGCGCCGCCTGTATCCTGACGACATGAGCAAGCGGCTGTCTGCCGAAACCATCTATGCGGGACTGTATGTGCTGCCACGTGGCGCCTTGCGGACCGAATTGTTGGCGGCTCTGCGGCAGGCGCGCAAGACCCGTCGACCTCGGGCGCGTGGAAAGGACCGACGCGGCCAGCTGCCCAACCTCACACCAATTGCCGAGCGTCCGGCCGATGTGGCCACTCGTGCGGTGCCGGGGCACTGGGAAGGTGACCTCCTCAAAGGGGCTCGCAACGGCTCGGCCGTGGGCACGTTGGTGGAACGGACGACTCGTCTGGTCCTGCTGGCTCGCATGGACGGGACGAATGCCGCGAGTGCGTACCAGGGCTTCACGAAGAAGCTTCGGCATGTCCCGACCCCACTGCGGAAAACGCTGACCTATGATCGGGGGAAAGAGATGGCGGAGCATGAGCGGTTGGCACACCGCCTCTCGATCCAGGTGTTCTTTGCCGATCCGCACAGCCCCTGGCAACGCGGAACCAACGAGAATACCAATGGCTTGCTGCGTCAATACTTGCCCAAGGGCACGGATCTCTCCACATACACCCAGCGTGAGTTGAACGCCATCGCGCATCGGCTCAATACGCGCCCTCGAAAATGTTTGAACTTTGCGACGCCTCTGGAGGTGTACGCGCAGTGGCGTCATTATTCACCCGTTGCACTTGGAACTTGA
- a CDS encoding adenylyl-sulfate kinase, whose protein sequence is MTIDHTPSFAIWLTGLPASGKSTIAVALRSQLEQLKLSVEVLESDAVRRVLTPTPTYSLAERDLFYRALAFMGARLVSHGVTVIFDATASKRVYRDFARSLIHQFVEVAVECPLGLAMERDYKGTYQRGQRGESSTVPGLQDPYEAPLHPEVRIDTTQLSATDSARIVLEVVKEKFKEDVPH, encoded by the coding sequence ATGACCATTGACCATACCCCGAGTTTTGCCATCTGGCTTACGGGTTTGCCAGCGTCGGGCAAGAGTACGATTGCCGTAGCGCTGCGATCTCAGCTCGAGCAGTTGAAGTTGTCCGTCGAAGTCCTTGAGTCCGACGCAGTCAGGCGAGTCCTCACGCCGACACCGACCTATTCACTAGCAGAGCGGGATCTCTTTTATCGCGCCCTCGCCTTCATGGGAGCGAGATTGGTTTCGCATGGCGTCACGGTCATCTTCGACGCCACGGCGAGCAAGCGCGTATACCGTGATTTCGCTCGAAGTCTCATCCATCAGTTTGTTGAGGTAGCAGTAGAGTGCCCATTAGGACTTGCGATGGAGCGTGATTACAAAGGGACCTATCAACGAGGTCAGCGTGGCGAATCGTCAACCGTTCCAGGGCTACAAGACCCTTATGAAGCGCCGCTTCATCCGGAAGTGAGAATCGATACGACGCAACTCTCCGCAACAGACTCGGCGAGAATCGTATTGGAAGTTGTGAAAGAGAAATTCAAAGAGGATGTGCCTCACTGA